gacctagatgcaaaaggtttgagatttagactaaagtggcaaaactgctCAAACCTCTGAaaccaaaatggcattttactcaacaGAATTtaatggaatggatgtgaatgggAATAAAAGTGGTTTGTAGCGGCAAAAGAAAGGGGAAGTGGAAGTTGTTAAATGGGAATAAAAGTagttatttataaataaaaagggAAAAGAAAAAGGGTGGATTGGCCCTTTGTTAATGAGACGGGGAAAAGGAAAGCGTGAATTGGCCTTTGCTGATGAGACAGGGGTGTGTAGGGATGACACCCGATATGATATGGGTATGAAAAAAAGGGTATTTTGTGGGTATGAGATCGATATGAGATTAGACGATACTATCCGAAACTATAAACATGTTTTCCTGATATATATACTCGAAAACTTttaagttttatatttattttctggcaaataccggtaccgtaccgacaCCAAATAGTGCCGGTACCGAAACGCCAAGAAGTGGATACTGATTTGGTACCGAAAAAATCGGTACGGAAAATTCGATACCAGTAGCAAGTACGGTATTGGTGCGAATATCTGAACCCTAAAAAAAttaaggccatggggtatggggcttgggttgggggaaaacgcccaagccaccaccccgggggcttgggttggggcttgggtttgggcgtggcccctttggcgtgggtttgaagccgggcgtggggtgggctagcaaggtgacatggcgggctctcaatgggcatgtgtcaactcatgcccccaacccaagccccaccataccccatggacGTGGGTTTTTtttcccattccacgtgtcaaccaatgcccaaCCCAAATCCCACCATACCCCACGTAACATTCAAGACCACTTTTGCTGCAAATTGGcccaaaaatccaaaatcatCAGTTGGAAGCTCCTGATTTCTCACCGAATTCCTGTTTGGAGGTACATTATTTTatggtgttatatttattatGAAATCACAAACCCTAGGCACTTTGATTTGCTTATTTTATTTTTTGCCTGCCTCCTCAGTCTAAAAATTCGATTTCGTTTTTACTTAATTTGGTGATACAAACATTTAAATTCGGATGAAAACAATTGTCATTATTCATTAACATCTAATATTTCTTTGTTGCTACAGAAGGACACACATGATCATGACACACTACAAACTGCCACTTGTGTGGATCAAATTACAAAAGACAGGTGAGCATTTCGTTTACTTAGTGATTTTTTACAGTAAATATGAAGGCATTATATGCATGGTGAAGCTTGAGAACAGTTGAAGAAGTATTTATGATGTATGTGCAGGCTTGAATGTTGAAGTAGATAGAATATTGGAGATTGCTTGTGTCATTACTGATGGGAAATTGCGGAAATTGGTAGAGGTAAGGAAATTAATTACTTGTATGATTACTGAGGTGGAAATTTAAAATCGTTTGCTTATGCACGGGTCGATTGGGGTTATAGTTAATGGGCAATTTGGGtaatataatttaaaattttGCTGAAAAAGGAAACAAGTCAAATGGTCATGCGTAAAACAATGTGAATCTTTGTATTCAACAAATTAGATAATTACTGAAATATCATAATTTTTAAGATAATATGTGGCACACTAATTATTCGTGAAAGGTTCTAGACAAAAACTGTTTATGGTCCATCCAAGCCGTTACCCGCCCATACCAAAAGTTACGTGCTTTGATCCGAAACCATTTGTACCTGTTACCCCAACTGTACGAAAAGTTACATGCTTTGACTCGAAACCATTTGGACCTGTTACCTAACCCATATGAACCGCCCATTTTCCACCTCTAGTGAATGGTGTCGGACTTTTCACAAATTCATTATGTGTTCCAACTGTGGTTTACCGTTTATGTATTCTTGATTGTAGCAGGCAATCTGTTAATCTTACAGGAACTAAAAACTTggctcttttttttttttttttttgcttaggGTCCTGATTTGGTGATTCATCAAACAAAAGATTTTCTTGATACAATTGGAGAACGGAGCCAAGATCATCATGCGAGAAATGGTAAGGCTCGCCACTACGTCATGCGCTATCTTTAATTTACTTATCAACTATCATTGTATGAGGAAGACATATACGATTTATGAATGCCAGAGGTGGCAAGATGGGTAGGCTGGATGGACAACAGGTCAAAATGAGTCATCTTTTAATACGGGCCAAAATGGACCAGGTCATGTTGAGTTGTTGACCCATAAACACCCTTTTGTTCTTTTTAAAGAAGTGAATAATTACTATATTAACTATCATTACAAAACGATGTCTTATGTCATTAGAATAATAATCTGAATctccaaataaaaaaaattaggagGCCGACGTTGTATACATTTGAAAAAGGCTACAAGCGAATTCCAACTCGCTTGACACATCTTCCCTATAGCTAATTTTTGTATATTACTCCTTCAAGATAGACCACAACCCATTTacaagtaaacgggtcaaaattgtcACCTCTCGTGTATGCATCTTTTTAGTTCATGAAACCAAAAACTGTTAAAAGTCCTAATTAACATGTGCATATATACTAGGGTTGTCTGAGAAGGTGACACAAAGTATAACCAGTGAAAAAGAAGCTGAAGAGCTGGTGAGATAAAACTTATTCATGATTCTGAAATACCAATAATGACGACTTTGTCAATCTTGGAGATAAAATCAAACATGATTTTGTAATAATCGCAGTGGCCCTTCACGATTTATATTTTGATCAAAATAGTTTATTTTTTATATTGCTGTAGGTTATAGATTTTGTGAAGGGACATGTCAGCGCATATACGCCTTCACTTGCAGGAAATTCAGTTTATGTTGATTTTATGTTCTTAAAGGTTAAAATCTGCCCATTTTTCAGTCATTTTGTTCACACTCTTCATGTGTAACTTCATACAAAACACATTTTTCAGTCATTTTGTTCTTTCTATTGCAGAAGTACATGCCCGATCTGGCTAGTCTTTTCTCTCACGTTCTCGTTGATGTTAGAAGTGTCAAAGCTTTATGTTGCCATTGGTTCCCAGAAGGTATCATCTAAACTTATATCTGTTGGATTAGACGTgctaatattaataaaatataacGCAAATTGACATGTTTAAATACACAAGCTAAAAGTGCTCGGTTCACAGGGAACATGTTTTAAGCTGTTCGGTTTACTCAGATTTTTTAAATTTCATTCTGTTAGTTTTGGCCTGTAGATGTTAAAAAGGCTCCAAAAAAGGAGAAGAAGCATGGAGCCGTACTGGATGAGATCAAAGAAAGCATAACCGAGCTCAAATATTACAAGGAACATGCATTCAGATCACCAAAGTCTAAGAGGTAATGTCGAATGTCGACACCATGTATTAGCTTTTAGTTTGAGTTATACAACCAATAAACTTGTTGATCATAACAAAATTGTTCTTGTTATTTGACCCGAACGATAAAATTTTTCCACATGGTTCATCATGGTGTTTGATAACGGGTCATGTTAATTGATCATACCCAGAAGTGGTTCTAAAAATACTCGCTTTTGTGCACCTTTATTCACACGAATTGAATCTTATGGCCTTATTTCCTTAAAGAGTAAGCTACAATTTTACACCTTGTGGTTTACAGGCGGGTCAACTTTACACCAAACTTTGAAAATAGATCAACTTTACACTCCGATGTTTCCTGATTCCATCAATGTTCACCCCTCTGCAAGTTTACccaagggcatttttgtaatCTTACCCATATTTATACAGTAAACTGCACTTTAAACCATGTTTTCTTAAACTCGTCTCCTCCGGCAATATTCCCCTACTTGTTCTGTGAAACTCAGATTTGAAAAACTGGAAACATTCGTtgttttttattgtgttttattcctttatataatttgaaaacctgttatGTATGCCACCATTAATGAAATTGTGAAAAGATCCATGCTTTTGAGCATAACAAGAGATTCCCATATTTAGGGGACTGGGGGTGGTGCGTGATGGGGAATCCACCACACGTGGAAGTCAGCAAATTCCCACCGCCACCAACATATTCAACGCGTGATGGAAGGTTTGGCGTGATAAAATCAACGAGTGATGCGCTGTGAGTGATAAACggatgtgagggggtgtgagggtttattgttgggtgtggCGAGTGATGACCTttgccactaaaaaaggttgtgagttatggaataatggttgatgacatggtggaacttgattgggtgttgtaagtgatgagtgatgaccacccccaccccccttATTTGGATTCATCATCAAATCATACTGGCTATGACTAATGTCAAGCGTCAACATTTTGAAACAATATGAATGAACCCAAGCCCACCATCAAGTCATTGAACAACATGGCAAATCAAGATCCACCGGTGACGATGCCAGCAAGAAAGAAT
This genomic stretch from Helianthus annuus cultivar XRQ/B chromosome 8, HanXRQr2.0-SUNRISE, whole genome shotgun sequence harbors:
- the LOC110873418 gene encoding oligoribonuclease, with protein sequence MIMTHYKLPLVWIKLQKTGLNVEVDRILEIACVITDGKLRKLVEGPDLVIHQTKDFLDTIGERSQDHHARNGLSEKVTQSITSEKEAEELVIDFVKGHVSAYTPSLAGNSVYVDFMFLKKYMPDLASLFSHVLVDVRSVKALCCHWFPEDVKKAPKKEKKHGAVLDEIKESITELKYYKEHAFRSPKSKRRVNFTPNFENRSTLHSDVS